The nucleotide window CCGGGGACGCCAAGGAGGCGGCCCTGCGCATGGCGCGCATGGAAAAGACCTCGCCCGACGCGGTGCTCGAGATCGCGCGCGTTATACGTAAAAAGTACGAGAAGCTGCAGCAGTCGGGCAGGAGCTTCGAATCGGCCGGAGGGGTGGACGCGCTGGTGAGCATCCTGGGGCACATGAGCGGCGACCAGGAAAAAAAGCTCATGGACCACTTCGACGGCTCGATGCCCGAGATATCGCAGGAGATCCGCGAGCGCATCTTCACCTTCGAAAACATCGCCAATCTCAGCAACCAGGAGATGCGCGTTCTCATCGACGAGCTCCACGACGACCGGCTCATCGCCATGGCCCTCAAGGGCGCCGGCGACGAGGTCCGCTTCAAGTTCCTCCGCAATATGAGCCGAAACCGCGCCACCGACATCCTGGGCGAAATCGACGCGCTGGGCGCGCAGCGTCTCAGCGATATCCAGGAGGCGCGCGACTACGTCGTCGACCACATGAAACGGCTCGACATGGAG belongs to Spirochaetota bacterium and includes:
- the fliG gene encoding flagellar motor switch protein FliG, whose translation is MKSIDEMTGTERAAALMVALGPAAAAEIMKHLDEDSIQRISREIAVVERLTVHEREDLIGEFLIGLRKRRKNLQGGENVARELLVASFGEEKAAGILKKLTRQNLEKGFEFLAGIESETLFSFIQNEHPQTIAITLAYLPASKAAEVLQLLSPGDAKEAALRMARMEKTSPDAVLEIARVIRKKYEKLQQSGRSFESAGGVDALVSILGHMSGDQEKKLMDHFDGSMPEISQEIRERIFTFENIANLSNQEMRVLIDELHDDRLIAMALKGAGDEVRFKFLRNMSRNRATDILGEIDALGAQRLSDIQEARDYVVDHMKRLDMEGTISIRKEKEKYVE